A portion of the Calditrichota bacterium genome contains these proteins:
- a CDS encoding toxin, which translates to MDIIWDKEKNEWLKLNRQISFDEIAEMILNGYYKALLENPARENQFYFILEINEYTWVVPFILDQKDKIVLKTAFPSRKFHKKFGGK; encoded by the coding sequence ATGGATATTATCTGGGATAAAGAAAAAAATGAGTGGCTAAAGTTGAACCGACAGATTTCATTTGACGAAATTGCCGAAATGATTCTAAATGGGTATTACAAGGCACTCCTTGAAAACCCGGCGCGTGAAAATCAATTTTATTTCATTTTAGAAATTAATGAATATACTTGGGTTGTGCCGTTTATTCTGGATCAGAAAGATAAGATTGTGCTAAAAACAGCTTTTCCAAGCAGGAAATTTCATAAAAAATTCGGAGGGAAATAA